In the Thalassoglobus sp. JC818 genome, one interval contains:
- a CDS encoding C-terminal binding protein: MAKSKVVVTDFIHPPLTHEEKILGEVADIVALNAFSEEDLVGKIEDADAIMLYHFISLSEKTISRLENCKLIVRCGVGFDNVDRVFARSREIDVANVPDYGTEEVADSAIGMMLTLARGVHYMNSRLQRGEGPWVYEQVKPTHRLRGRVFGMIGAGRIGTATALRAKALGMRVVYYDPYVPDGRDKSLGIERIENLSDLLTISDVVSAHCPRTEETQHILNDETIAQMKQGSILVNTARGGVVDAHAVLRAIESDHLRAAALDVLETEPPDENDPLMKAWRDPSHPAFDRIIINPHAAFYSEEGLDDMRIKGSQNCLRVLTGEKPRNVVN; encoded by the coding sequence ATGGCCAAGTCGAAAGTCGTCGTCACGGATTTCATTCACCCTCCACTCACGCACGAGGAAAAGATTCTCGGTGAAGTGGCCGACATTGTCGCGCTTAATGCGTTCTCAGAAGAAGATCTCGTTGGCAAGATCGAAGACGCGGACGCGATCATGCTTTACCACTTCATCTCGCTGTCAGAGAAGACGATTTCGCGTTTGGAAAACTGCAAGCTGATCGTCCGCTGCGGGGTTGGCTTCGATAATGTCGATCGAGTTTTCGCACGCTCTCGCGAAATCGACGTGGCCAATGTTCCCGATTACGGAACCGAAGAAGTCGCCGATTCTGCGATCGGGATGATGCTGACGCTGGCTCGCGGCGTGCATTACATGAACAGCCGATTGCAGCGAGGAGAAGGTCCTTGGGTTTATGAACAGGTGAAGCCGACGCATCGCCTGCGTGGAAGAGTCTTCGGAATGATCGGAGCCGGAAGAATTGGAACAGCGACCGCTCTCCGGGCGAAGGCTCTCGGAATGCGTGTTGTCTATTACGATCCCTACGTGCCGGACGGTCGAGACAAGTCGCTGGGTATTGAGCGGATCGAAAATCTCTCAGACCTTCTCACCATCTCAGACGTGGTCAGTGCTCACTGTCCACGTACTGAGGAGACTCAGCACATCCTGAATGACGAGACCATTGCCCAAATGAAGCAAGGATCGATTCTCGTCAACACCGCTCGGGGAGGAGTTGTCGATGCTCACGCTGTCTTGCGAGCCATCGAGTCCGATCATCTTCGGGCTGCCGCCTTAGATGTGCTGGAGACCGAACCGCCCGACGAAAACGATCCGCTGATGAAGGCATGGCGAGATCCATCCCATCCCGCTTTCGACCGGATCATCATCAATCCACATGCTGCGTTTTACTCCGAAGAGGGGCTGGACGATATGCGAATCAAGGGGAGCCAGAACTGTCTGCGAGTGCTGACAGGCGAGAAGCCCCGAAACGTCGTGAACTAA
- the rpsD gene encoding 30S ribosomal protein S4 — protein sequence MGRYTGPKARINRRLGFQVFENAGAVRASERKEYPPGMAQRRRKTSNYGLALVEKQKIKFYYGFREKHLRRYFDKARHTKGNTGENLMILCERRLDNVVRRAGFTLTRPQARQGIVHGHFLVNGRRVDRPSFIVRPGDVVTIKNRPNLSQLYKELSEAAGEPECGWINFDRSELKAIVTSLPTFEEVSLPVNVGQVVAFLSR from the coding sequence ATGGGACGATACACCGGCCCAAAAGCCCGAATCAATCGCCGCTTAGGTTTTCAAGTCTTTGAAAACGCTGGAGCTGTTCGTGCGTCTGAGCGAAAAGAATATCCTCCAGGGATGGCTCAGCGGCGTCGCAAGACCAGCAACTACGGGTTGGCTCTGGTCGAAAAGCAGAAGATCAAGTTCTATTACGGGTTCCGTGAAAAGCACTTGCGTCGCTACTTCGATAAAGCTCGTCACACCAAGGGGAACACCGGGGAAAACCTGATGATCCTCTGCGAACGACGTTTGGACAATGTCGTACGTCGTGCAGGGTTCACGTTGACTCGTCCGCAAGCCCGACAGGGAATCGTGCATGGGCACTTCCTGGTCAACGGCCGCCGAGTCGATCGCCCTTCATTCATCGTGCGTCCAGGAGATGTTGTGACGATCAAGAATCGTCCAAACCTGTCGCAGCTCTACAAAGAGTTGAGCGAAGCTGCTGGTGAGCCAGAATGCGGCTGGATCAACTTCGATCGCAGCGAATTGAAAGCGATTGTCACCTCTCTTCCAACATTCGAGGAAGTCAGTCTTCCAGTGAACGTCGGACAGGTCGTGGCCTTCCTTTCACGATAG
- a CDS encoding sugar phosphate isomerase/epimerase family protein — MSERKLSRRDLIASSAAGTLAVVGGAGFDSAQAAEEKKQPSRTPRIATSTYSYWRYRPDSKLSIVDCIDLAAEAGFDGVEVLHVQMTDESNSALQAIKQRAFRNGLDLCGFSTHQSFVSPDPEKRKENVEKTKHQIELAYAMGIPTIRVNTGRWGTIGSFDDLMANKGIEPILDGYTEDEGFKWVIDSLEQCLKKAEECGVVLGLENHWGLGRNAEGVVRIIDAIQSPWLRATLDTGNFLERQYEQYEILAPYAVFVQAKTYYGGGTWYTIDIDYDRVAEILRSVDYHGYISLEFEGQEGHESAIPKSLNMLRRAFS, encoded by the coding sequence ATGAGCGAACGAAAACTGTCGCGTCGAGATCTCATTGCGTCATCTGCCGCCGGAACTCTGGCTGTTGTCGGAGGAGCCGGTTTCGATTCTGCTCAAGCAGCCGAAGAGAAAAAGCAGCCCAGTCGAACACCGCGAATTGCAACGTCGACGTACTCTTACTGGCGATATCGCCCGGATTCAAAGCTCTCTATCGTTGATTGTATCGATCTGGCTGCTGAAGCGGGCTTCGATGGTGTCGAAGTTCTTCATGTGCAGATGACCGATGAATCGAATTCCGCGCTGCAGGCGATCAAACAGCGAGCCTTTCGAAACGGTCTCGACCTCTGCGGGTTCTCAACTCATCAATCCTTCGTCTCCCCTGATCCGGAGAAACGTAAGGAGAATGTGGAGAAGACCAAACATCAGATTGAATTGGCCTATGCCATGGGAATTCCGACGATTCGTGTGAATACCGGTCGCTGGGGAACCATTGGAAGCTTTGACGATCTCATGGCGAACAAAGGGATCGAGCCGATTCTCGATGGCTACACTGAAGACGAAGGCTTCAAGTGGGTCATCGACAGCCTTGAGCAGTGCTTGAAGAAAGCTGAAGAGTGCGGAGTGGTTCTCGGCCTCGAAAATCACTGGGGATTGGGGCGAAATGCAGAAGGAGTTGTTCGCATCATCGACGCGATCCAATCGCCCTGGCTGCGAGCAACTCTCGATACAGGGAACTTCCTCGAACGACAATACGAGCAGTACGAAATCCTCGCCCCATATGCGGTCTTCGTTCAGGCGAAAACGTACTACGGAGGCGGAACGTGGTACACAATTGATATCGACTACGATCGCGTCGCCGAGATTCTTCGCTCCGTCGACTATCACGGATACATCTCACTGGAGTTCGAAGGACAGGAAGGGCACGAGTCAGCGATTCCGAAGAGCCTGAACATGTTGAGAAGAGCGTTCTCGTAA
- a CDS encoding NAD(P)H-binding protein, whose protein sequence is MKVLVLGGTGATGKQLLIQLLEKGHEVHAVVRSITSLPNELVQNENLTLTEASVLDLDETTLEELISDCDAATSCLGHNLSLRGIFGPPYRLVTEAARRVCSAVQNTKPERTFKFVLMNTTGNRNRDLNEKVSFAQLCIVGLLRYVIPPHADNEDAAEFLRSAIGHSNNQLEWVVVRPDTLIDEANVSPYSLHASPIRSAIFDAGKTSRINVANFMAELIEDDDLWQTWKGKMPVIYNSTSSPDTPKA, encoded by the coding sequence ATGAAAGTTTTGGTGTTGGGAGGAACAGGAGCGACTGGAAAACAGCTCCTCATTCAGCTTCTTGAAAAAGGGCACGAAGTACACGCCGTCGTGCGATCAATCACGAGTCTGCCCAATGAACTCGTCCAGAATGAGAACCTTACTCTGACAGAAGCGAGCGTCCTTGATCTCGATGAAACGACGCTTGAAGAACTCATTTCAGATTGTGATGCCGCTACTTCTTGCCTGGGACACAATCTCTCGCTACGAGGGATTTTCGGTCCTCCGTATCGACTGGTCACCGAGGCAGCGCGACGAGTCTGCTCAGCAGTTCAGAACACCAAGCCGGAACGGACGTTCAAGTTTGTGTTGATGAACACGACTGGAAATCGCAATCGAGACCTCAATGAGAAAGTTTCGTTCGCGCAGCTTTGCATCGTGGGATTGCTGCGATACGTCATCCCTCCTCATGCAGACAACGAAGACGCTGCTGAGTTTTTGAGATCGGCGATCGGTCATTCGAACAACCAACTCGAGTGGGTCGTCGTTCGACCAGACACCTTGATCGACGAAGCGAACGTCAGCCCCTACTCGCTTCACGCATCGCCCATTCGAAGTGCGATCTTCGATGCCGGGAAAACCAGTCGGATCAACGTTGCGAACTTCATGGCTGAACTGATCGAAGACGATGACCTTTGGCAAACTTGGAAAGGAAAGATGCCGGTGATTTACAACTCCACTTCTTCACCGGACACTCCGAAAGCTTGA
- a CDS encoding sulfatase-like hydrolase/transferase → MKSLLCLGTWLLIFSGSLLADDRPNIVFFFTDDQTISTLGCYGNEIVHTPNIDRLAQQGTRFENAFVSQAICWVSRTTILTGQVGRSYGTPSDPESTRADVAQTLYSDLLRANGYRTGYFGKWHAKMPQGYRPQDHFDDFEAIGRNPFYKKQPDGSLRHETEVIVDRGIEFIKSQPEGKPFALNMWFNACHAEDSDRRPGIGHFPWPRAVDGMYDDVTIPAPRLSDPAIFDALPDFLQTTINRERFFWRWNTDLKYQTNMRAYYRMVSGIDGAIGRFQKALEEAGLADNTIIVYSADNGYYMGNRGLAGKWSHYDNALRVPLIISDPRVSAEHKGQTTSAIALNVDLTPTFLSWAGVEIPATYQGHSLAPIVGDETPADWRTNSFHEHFAVRSRIPAFEGVRSDRFKYARYFDHGGKEFLHDLKSDPDELRNLADDPQHQETLKELRAQTDEYVKAYGGELDPLKHFAPSTVPHPEASAEVGARIDKDGFVSVFDGKSLRGWTGDDAYWSVEDGALTGVTDGSLKMNRFITWKDSTIRNFDLRVKVKVTAGGNSGIQYRGTSRPDLGLDIVTGYQCDVVANIPEYNGMLYEEKGRRILSHTGEKVIIDSEGQPWVIEKMPVQTFAPDEWHDYRVLVEGNHHQHWIDGVKTADLIDLDESGRALEGVLAVQVHVGPAMKIQYKDFKIKHLPDDLPILQPEDHPIPDGAYGVRPQGRLPKDWKAPVYTRP, encoded by the coding sequence ATGAAGTCGCTACTTTGTCTGGGAACCTGGCTCCTCATCTTCAGCGGGTCGCTACTAGCGGATGACCGGCCGAACATTGTTTTCTTCTTCACAGATGATCAAACAATCAGCACGCTCGGTTGTTATGGAAACGAGATTGTTCACACTCCCAACATCGATCGGCTCGCACAACAGGGAACTCGTTTCGAAAACGCGTTCGTCAGTCAGGCGATCTGCTGGGTGAGTCGAACGACGATCCTCACCGGTCAAGTCGGTCGCAGCTACGGAACGCCCAGCGATCCCGAATCGACTCGCGCGGATGTCGCTCAAACTCTCTATTCCGACCTGCTGCGAGCCAATGGCTACCGCACCGGGTACTTCGGAAAGTGGCATGCAAAGATGCCGCAAGGCTATCGCCCGCAGGATCACTTCGACGACTTTGAAGCGATCGGACGCAATCCGTTTTACAAGAAGCAACCCGATGGCAGCCTTCGTCACGAAACTGAAGTCATCGTCGATCGTGGCATCGAGTTCATCAAATCACAGCCTGAAGGAAAACCTTTCGCACTGAATATGTGGTTCAACGCCTGTCACGCGGAAGACTCCGACCGACGCCCGGGAATCGGTCACTTCCCATGGCCACGAGCGGTCGACGGTATGTACGATGACGTCACCATTCCGGCACCTCGACTCAGTGACCCCGCCATCTTCGACGCCCTTCCCGACTTCCTTCAAACAACGATTAACCGCGAGCGTTTTTTCTGGAGATGGAATACTGACCTCAAATATCAAACGAACATGAGAGCTTACTATCGCATGGTCAGCGGCATCGATGGGGCCATCGGGAGATTTCAGAAAGCACTCGAAGAAGCTGGCTTAGCAGACAATACCATCATCGTTTACTCCGCCGACAACGGCTACTACATGGGGAACCGGGGACTGGCCGGGAAGTGGTCCCATTACGACAACGCACTGCGTGTTCCACTGATCATCTCCGACCCAAGAGTCTCCGCCGAACACAAGGGGCAAACGACTTCAGCAATCGCTCTGAATGTCGACCTGACCCCAACGTTTTTGTCTTGGGCAGGTGTTGAGATTCCCGCGACCTACCAAGGTCACAGCTTGGCACCAATCGTTGGTGATGAGACACCCGCAGACTGGCGGACGAATTCTTTTCACGAACACTTTGCTGTCCGTTCGCGAATTCCAGCGTTCGAAGGCGTTCGCAGCGATCGCTTCAAGTATGCGAGATACTTCGATCATGGCGGGAAAGAATTCCTCCACGATTTAAAGAGCGATCCCGACGAACTCCGCAACCTTGCTGACGATCCACAGCATCAGGAGACACTCAAAGAACTCCGGGCTCAAACAGACGAATACGTGAAAGCCTACGGAGGCGAACTCGATCCCCTGAAACACTTCGCCCCGTCAACTGTCCCGCATCCGGAAGCTTCGGCAGAGGTCGGAGCTCGTATCGACAAAGATGGCTTCGTCTCAGTCTTTGACGGAAAGTCGCTTCGCGGCTGGACTGGGGACGATGCGTATTGGTCCGTAGAAGATGGAGCATTGACTGGAGTCACAGACGGTTCGCTCAAAATGAATCGCTTCATCACCTGGAAAGATTCAACGATTCGCAACTTCGACCTGCGAGTCAAAGTGAAGGTGACTGCCGGAGGCAACAGCGGAATCCAGTATCGAGGCACATCTCGTCCGGACCTGGGTCTCGATATTGTGACCGGCTATCAGTGCGATGTTGTGGCCAACATCCCTGAATACAACGGGATGCTTTACGAAGAGAAGGGGCGACGCATCCTTTCGCACACCGGGGAAAAAGTGATCATCGATTCCGAAGGTCAACCTTGGGTGATCGAGAAAATGCCTGTCCAAACGTTTGCCCCGGACGAGTGGCATGACTACCGGGTGCTCGTTGAAGGCAATCATCATCAGCACTGGATTGACGGAGTCAAAACCGCCGACCTTATTGACCTCGATGAATCGGGGCGTGCCCTCGAAGGAGTTTTGGCCGTCCAAGTTCACGTTGGGCCAGCGATGAAGATTCAATACAAGGACTTCAAAATCAAACACCTGCCAGACGATCTTCCAATCCTTCAACCGGAAGATCATCCCATCCCGGACGGAGCATACGGAGTCCGGCCGCAAGGCAGACTCCCGAAAGACTGGAAAGCTCCGGTCTACACTCGCCCCTAA
- a CDS encoding arylsulfatase: MRLITRSALTLSLVLSCGLFAQAQDKPNFLVIFGDDIGQSNISAYTRGLVGYQTPNIDRIAKEGMLFTDYYAEQSCTAGRSTFITGQCTYRTGLSKVGLPGADLGLQKEDPTIAELLKPHGYATGQFGKNHLGDKDEFLPSNHGFDEFLGNLYHLNAEEEPENRNYPRDPEFRKKYGPRGVIKSSSDGKIEDTGPLTKKRMETVDDETSDAAADFMERQVKAKKPFFCWFNSTRMHFRTHVREELRDEPGLTARTEYADGMLEHDGDVGKLLDKLDDLGITENTIVIYTTDNGPHKNTWPDAAVSPFRNEKNSNWEGAFRVPAMIRWPGKIEAGSVSNEIVSGLDWLPTLLAAAGEDDIKEKLLKGHEADGKSFKVHLDGFNILPYLTGEEEESPRNSFFYFNDDGQIVGLRFENWKLVFLEQRAQGTLKIWAEPFTTLRLPKMFDLHADPYEQADITSNTYYDWLLDHAFLLVPAQQYVGTFLETFKEFPPRQKPASFNLEDVMDKLQEGVNH; the protein is encoded by the coding sequence ATGAGACTGATAACGCGTTCTGCGTTGACACTGTCGCTGGTGCTGAGTTGCGGGCTGTTCGCTCAGGCACAGGACAAACCTAACTTTCTGGTCATCTTTGGTGATGACATCGGCCAGTCCAACATCTCCGCTTACACGAGAGGGTTGGTGGGTTATCAAACTCCCAACATCGATCGGATCGCCAAAGAAGGGATGCTCTTCACCGATTACTACGCAGAGCAGAGCTGCACAGCTGGACGATCGACATTCATTACTGGGCAGTGTACCTATCGCACAGGGCTCTCCAAAGTTGGTCTTCCGGGGGCGGATCTTGGTCTTCAGAAAGAAGATCCAACCATCGCTGAACTGCTGAAGCCACACGGTTACGCAACCGGCCAGTTCGGAAAAAATCATCTCGGAGACAAGGACGAATTTCTTCCTAGCAATCATGGTTTTGATGAGTTTCTCGGCAACCTGTATCACCTCAATGCTGAGGAAGAACCAGAAAATCGGAACTATCCGAGAGACCCAGAGTTCCGCAAGAAGTACGGGCCTCGTGGTGTGATCAAGTCGAGTTCCGATGGAAAGATCGAAGACACCGGTCCGCTCACCAAAAAGCGTATGGAGACTGTCGATGACGAAACCTCCGATGCTGCCGCTGACTTCATGGAACGTCAGGTCAAAGCGAAGAAGCCATTCTTCTGCTGGTTCAACTCAACACGTATGCACTTCCGAACACACGTCCGTGAAGAGCTGCGTGACGAGCCAGGTTTGACCGCTCGCACTGAGTACGCTGACGGAATGCTCGAACACGACGGTGACGTCGGGAAGCTTCTCGACAAACTTGACGACCTTGGAATTACCGAGAACACGATTGTCATCTACACGACCGACAACGGTCCTCATAAGAACACATGGCCGGATGCTGCTGTCAGCCCGTTTCGGAATGAGAAAAACTCAAACTGGGAAGGTGCTTTCCGAGTCCCCGCGATGATTCGCTGGCCAGGAAAGATTGAGGCAGGCAGTGTCTCGAATGAAATTGTCAGCGGTCTGGATTGGCTGCCAACACTTCTCGCCGCCGCAGGGGAAGATGATATCAAAGAGAAGCTTCTCAAAGGTCATGAAGCGGACGGTAAGTCATTCAAAGTTCATCTCGATGGATTCAACATTCTGCCTTACTTGACCGGAGAAGAAGAAGAGTCACCACGGAACTCCTTCTTCTACTTCAACGATGATGGCCAGATTGTTGGTCTTCGCTTTGAGAACTGGAAACTCGTCTTCCTGGAACAACGTGCACAGGGAACGCTCAAGATCTGGGCGGAGCCGTTTACAACGTTGCGACTTCCGAAAATGTTTGATCTCCATGCCGACCCCTACGAGCAGGCAGATATTACTTCAAACACCTATTACGATTGGTTGCTCGACCACGCATTTCTGCTGGTTCCAGCTCAGCAATATGTCGGAACATTCCTGGAAACGTTCAAAGAGTTTCCACCCCGACAAAAACCTGCCAGCTTTAATCTCGAGGACGTGATGGACAAGTTGCAGGAAGGTGTCAATCACTAA
- a CDS encoding non-reducing end alpha-L-arabinofuranosidase family hydrolase — protein sequence MKTKLRSQRACQACVLLIGLSFVACTISVDQAVAEEFNPAMLTPQSWVYTKPLVTPEKRDDEPSRAQKDPTIVFHDGAWHLFMTVKLPGRSAIEYCSFSDWNDADSAERTLIDVSDSDYFCAAQVFYFRPHKLWYLIYQDANPSGNKMRVAYSTTREINDPHSWTKSKAALDGGPDDPRQVGGLDYWIICDDTHAYLFFTSLNGKMWRMKTSLEEFPNGFNDCQLALEAQIFEASHTYRIDGTNQFLTLIEENGRRYFKAYLADRLDGEWTPLADSADHPFASWKNIRPADGVAAWTDNVSHGELVRLTNDETLTIDPNNLQFVFQGMFDRDKNLKGYGDFNWKIGILTPDTDRQ from the coding sequence ATGAAAACGAAACTGCGAAGTCAAAGAGCCTGTCAGGCGTGTGTTTTATTGATCGGTCTCAGCTTCGTTGCCTGTACGATCTCGGTTGATCAGGCCGTTGCGGAAGAATTCAATCCGGCAATGCTCACTCCGCAGAGTTGGGTCTACACAAAGCCTCTCGTCACTCCCGAAAAACGTGATGACGAACCGAGTCGTGCTCAGAAGGATCCCACCATTGTTTTTCACGATGGAGCGTGGCACCTGTTCATGACGGTCAAACTCCCGGGCCGGTCGGCGATTGAATACTGTTCTTTCTCGGATTGGAACGACGCTGATTCCGCCGAGCGGACGTTGATCGACGTCAGTGACAGCGACTACTTTTGCGCAGCTCAGGTGTTCTACTTTCGGCCGCACAAGTTGTGGTATCTCATCTATCAGGATGCGAATCCCTCGGGAAACAAGATGAGAGTGGCTTACTCGACGACCCGCGAGATCAACGATCCACACTCCTGGACGAAGTCAAAAGCAGCACTCGATGGTGGGCCTGATGATCCACGACAGGTGGGTGGACTCGATTACTGGATCATCTGCGATGACACACACGCCTATCTTTTCTTCACAAGTTTAAATGGCAAGATGTGGCGGATGAAGACAAGTCTTGAGGAGTTTCCAAACGGATTCAACGACTGCCAACTGGCTCTTGAAGCACAGATTTTCGAAGCCAGCCACACCTACCGCATCGATGGGACGAATCAATTCCTCACGCTCATCGAAGAGAACGGGCGTCGATACTTCAAAGCTTACCTTGCTGACCGGCTCGATGGAGAATGGACTCCGCTTGCCGATTCTGCGGACCATCCTTTTGCGAGTTGGAAGAACATTCGACCAGCCGACGGCGTAGCTGCCTGGACGGACAACGTCAGTCACGGGGAACTCGTTCGCCTCACAAATGACGAGACATTGACGATCGATCCGAACAACCTGCAATTCGTCTTTCAAGGAATGTTCGACCGTGACAAGAACTTGAAAGGGTACGGTGACTTCAACTGGAAAATCGGAATTCTGACCCCGGACACCGATCGTCAATAA
- a CDS encoding ester cyclase: MFELDPSQLTQQQRDMVQLWEDHVVAEFEDKDAAASCGTMVDEPYVNHVPTLAGGKGREHLEHFYANYFIPHNPPDVETELISRTVGQDRIVDEFVFRCTHSRQIDWLLPGVPPTNRRLELVIVVIISFENGKMKEEHIYWDQASALVQVGLIDPSKLPVVGAEAAQKMLDPDSVPSNGLIKRYVDDDKL, from the coding sequence ATGTTCGAACTCGATCCAAGTCAATTGACTCAACAGCAGAGAGACATGGTTCAACTCTGGGAAGATCATGTCGTTGCCGAATTTGAAGATAAAGATGCAGCCGCTTCTTGCGGAACGATGGTTGATGAACCTTACGTGAACCATGTTCCAACTTTGGCTGGCGGCAAGGGGCGAGAGCATCTCGAACATTTCTACGCGAACTACTTCATCCCTCACAATCCGCCGGATGTCGAAACGGAACTCATCTCGCGAACGGTCGGTCAAGACCGCATCGTTGATGAATTTGTCTTCCGATGCACACATTCCCGACAAATCGATTGGCTGCTGCCGGGCGTACCGCCCACGAATCGACGCCTCGAACTTGTGATCGTTGTGATCATCTCATTCGAAAACGGAAAGATGAAAGAGGAGCACATCTACTGGGATCAAGCTTCTGCACTTGTGCAAGTCGGTCTGATCGATCCGTCAAAGCTTCCCGTCGTGGGTGCCGAAGCTGCGCAGAAAATGCTCGATCCAGATTCGGTTCCTTCAAACGGGTTGATCAAACGCTACGTCGACGACGACAAGCTGTAG